A region from the Ptychodera flava strain L36383 chromosome 12, AS_Pfla_20210202, whole genome shotgun sequence genome encodes:
- the LOC139145332 gene encoding meiotic nuclear division protein 1 homolog isoform X2 — MSKRKGLSLEEKRTRMMEIFFEKKDFFQLKELEKIAPKEKGITSMSVKDVVQSLVDDAMVDTDKIGTSIYFWAFPSKTSQNCKRKISELTHKLEESEKKRTATKQMIEKAKKGREETDQRAELLTELKEKEDLKSRLGAELEQYRECDPEVLKEIQNETGTAKEAVNRWTDNVFNIKSWCKKKFGFEERVIDKQFGIPEDFDYLD; from the exons ATG TCGAAGCGAAAAGGTTTGAGTTTGGAAGAAAAAAGGACCAGAATGATggaaatattctttgaaaaa AAAGACTTTTTTCAGCTGAAAGAATTAGAGAAAATTGCTCCAAAGGAAAAGGGAATAA CATCAATGTCTGTCAAGGATGTAGTCCAAAGTCTTGTAGATGATGCAATGGTAGACACTGATAAAATTGGCACATCCATTTATTTCTGGGCATTTCCCAGTAAAACAAGTCAGAAT TGCAAACGAAAGATCAGTGAACTGACACACAAATTGGAAGAGAGTGAAAAGAAAAGAACAGCCACTAAACAGATGATTGAGAAAGCTAAGAAAGGAAGAGAAGAAACA GACCAACGTGCTGAATTGCTCACAGAACTGAAAGAAAAGGAAGATTTGAAGAGTCGACTGGGCGCAGAGCTAGAACAATACAGAGAATGTGATCCAGAAGTGttaaaagaaattcaaaatgagacTGGAACAGCAAAAGAGGCTGTGAACAGATGGACAG ACAATGTTTTCAACATCAAATCCTGGTGCAAGAAAAAGTTTGGATTTGAAGAGAGAGTAATCGACAAGCAGTTTGGGATCCCAGAAGATTTTGACTACTTGGATTAG
- the LOC139145332 gene encoding meiotic nuclear division protein 1 homolog isoform X1: MKENFVFHPHRILVQLLQIIGYLQSKRKGLSLEEKRTRMMEIFFEKKDFFQLKELEKIAPKEKGITSMSVKDVVQSLVDDAMVDTDKIGTSIYFWAFPSKTSQNCKRKISELTHKLEESEKKRTATKQMIEKAKKGREETDQRAELLTELKEKEDLKSRLGAELEQYRECDPEVLKEIQNETGTAKEAVNRWTDNVFNIKSWCKKKFGFEERVIDKQFGIPEDFDYLD; this comes from the exons atgaaagaaaattttgtctttcaccCTCATCGAATTTTGGTCCAGCTTCTACAAATTATCGGTTATCTGCAG TCGAAGCGAAAAGGTTTGAGTTTGGAAGAAAAAAGGACCAGAATGATggaaatattctttgaaaaa AAAGACTTTTTTCAGCTGAAAGAATTAGAGAAAATTGCTCCAAAGGAAAAGGGAATAA CATCAATGTCTGTCAAGGATGTAGTCCAAAGTCTTGTAGATGATGCAATGGTAGACACTGATAAAATTGGCACATCCATTTATTTCTGGGCATTTCCCAGTAAAACAAGTCAGAAT TGCAAACGAAAGATCAGTGAACTGACACACAAATTGGAAGAGAGTGAAAAGAAAAGAACAGCCACTAAACAGATGATTGAGAAAGCTAAGAAAGGAAGAGAAGAAACA GACCAACGTGCTGAATTGCTCACAGAACTGAAAGAAAAGGAAGATTTGAAGAGTCGACTGGGCGCAGAGCTAGAACAATACAGAGAATGTGATCCAGAAGTGttaaaagaaattcaaaatgagacTGGAACAGCAAAAGAGGCTGTGAACAGATGGACAG ACAATGTTTTCAACATCAAATCCTGGTGCAAGAAAAAGTTTGGATTTGAAGAGAGAGTAATCGACAAGCAGTTTGGGATCCCAGAAGATTTTGACTACTTGGATTAG
- the LOC139145332 gene encoding meiotic nuclear division protein 1 homolog isoform X3, protein MMEIFFEKKDFFQLKELEKIAPKEKGITSMSVKDVVQSLVDDAMVDTDKIGTSIYFWAFPSKTSQNCKRKISELTHKLEESEKKRTATKQMIEKAKKGREETDQRAELLTELKEKEDLKSRLGAELEQYRECDPEVLKEIQNETGTAKEAVNRWTDNVFNIKSWCKKKFGFEERVIDKQFGIPEDFDYLD, encoded by the exons ATGATggaaatattctttgaaaaa AAAGACTTTTTTCAGCTGAAAGAATTAGAGAAAATTGCTCCAAAGGAAAAGGGAATAA CATCAATGTCTGTCAAGGATGTAGTCCAAAGTCTTGTAGATGATGCAATGGTAGACACTGATAAAATTGGCACATCCATTTATTTCTGGGCATTTCCCAGTAAAACAAGTCAGAAT TGCAAACGAAAGATCAGTGAACTGACACACAAATTGGAAGAGAGTGAAAAGAAAAGAACAGCCACTAAACAGATGATTGAGAAAGCTAAGAAAGGAAGAGAAGAAACA GACCAACGTGCTGAATTGCTCACAGAACTGAAAGAAAAGGAAGATTTGAAGAGTCGACTGGGCGCAGAGCTAGAACAATACAGAGAATGTGATCCAGAAGTGttaaaagaaattcaaaatgagacTGGAACAGCAAAAGAGGCTGTGAACAGATGGACAG ACAATGTTTTCAACATCAAATCCTGGTGCAAGAAAAAGTTTGGATTTGAAGAGAGAGTAATCGACAAGCAGTTTGGGATCCCAGAAGATTTTGACTACTTGGATTAG